Proteins encoded in a region of the Enterococcus gilvus ATCC BAA-350 genome:
- a CDS encoding PadR family transcriptional regulator, with translation MIPLLILGLLQEMPESYGYELLAEMKANYFQYFVRFTKGSFYYNIQQLEEKRMIEKVQSTERPEEKEKNRYVLTELGKNEFKRLFYKYGSKSEPITFPFYTSMLFANQRRPDEIQQLLQTQIQQTKEKIRLIDDALSSSKQLHSNFAKMMENSKRHHEVNLEWFQEQLVDSLKKPSE, from the coding sequence ATGATACCACTGTTGATTTTAGGACTGTTGCAAGAAATGCCGGAATCTTATGGCTATGAATTATTGGCTGAGATGAAGGCCAATTATTTTCAATATTTTGTTCGATTTACAAAAGGTTCCTTCTATTACAATATCCAACAACTTGAAGAGAAACGAATGATCGAAAAAGTGCAGTCTACGGAACGACCTGAAGAAAAAGAAAAGAATCGATATGTGCTGACAGAATTAGGTAAGAATGAATTCAAGCGACTATTTTATAAATACGGGAGTAAAAGTGAACCAATCACTTTTCCCTTTTATACGTCCATGCTTTTTGCGAACCAACGTCGTCCCGACGAGATCCAACAATTGCTGCAAACACAAATTCAGCAAACAAAAGAAAAAATTCGTTTAATCGACGACGCCCTAAGTTCTTCGAAGCAATTGCATTCTAATTTTGCTAAAATGATGGAAAACTCTAAGCGTCACCACGAAGTCAATCTAGAATGGTTTCAGGAACAACTGGTTGATTCTCTAAAGAAACCATCAGAATAA
- a CDS encoding MurR/RpiR family transcriptional regulator translates to MDLELVTKGKQLSDNDRAILTYLANHVHELDGVSLRKIAATLYTSPATIVRLAQKLDFSGYLELFFFLKNQYRPQNQFVEATVDISIPTDKLAPSIQDMKQIYRKNQEKFITIYATGFSSIIAEYLYKKLLVNGIKTLFVNAADSSGIINNNAENINMLIVISKSGETQKVIEKMHFSSEHNIPTILFTGNSHSRGTEAASIIFEVADERPMDSQNIKYNSFFGKLLLLMEYIVQEFTATD, encoded by the coding sequence ATGGATTTAGAATTGGTTACAAAAGGAAAACAATTATCTGACAACGATCGAGCGATTTTGACTTATTTAGCCAATCACGTCCATGAGCTCGACGGAGTCTCTTTAAGAAAGATTGCTGCAACACTGTATACATCCCCAGCGACAATCGTGCGACTGGCACAGAAATTAGATTTTTCCGGATATTTAGAATTGTTTTTCTTTTTAAAAAATCAATACCGACCACAAAATCAGTTTGTTGAAGCAACGGTCGATATCTCAATTCCTACTGATAAACTCGCCCCTTCCATCCAGGATATGAAACAAATTTATCGAAAAAATCAGGAGAAATTCATTACGATCTACGCCACCGGTTTTTCGAGTATCATCGCTGAGTATCTCTATAAAAAACTACTAGTGAATGGGATAAAAACACTTTTTGTTAACGCAGCAGATTCATCCGGCATCATTAACAACAATGCCGAAAATATCAATATGCTGATCGTGATCTCCAAATCTGGGGAGACTCAAAAGGTAATAGAAAAAATGCACTTTTCCAGCGAACACAACATTCCAACCATTTTATTTACAGGAAATAGTCACTCTCGTGGGACAGAAGCTGCCTCTATTATTTTTGAAGTTGCAGATGAACGCCCGATGGACAGCCAAAATATCAAATACAACAGTTTTTTTGGTAAATTATTGTTGCTGATGGAATACATCGTCCAAGAGTTTACGGCTACAGACTAA
- a CDS encoding DUF1003 domain-containing protein produces MTDNPSDQHYKISELEKELQTFILKKEPTLTSQTSISYLSLLNYRFQSLNEQLKNEVSTSKQLDHELKHKIRTQQVHIKNVNDALKTKETFGQRVADGIAKFGGSWTFIILFIVVLAAWIALNTLPLFFEPFDKFPYILLNLALSCLAAIQAPIILMSQNRQTDRDRVEADNDYEVNVKSEVEIHLLHEKIDYLMASKWQHLIELQQLQIELLQEITQQNQKTREM; encoded by the coding sequence ATGACTGACAATCCATCCGATCAACACTATAAGATTTCCGAGCTGGAAAAGGAACTTCAGACATTTATTCTCAAGAAGGAGCCCACTCTGACCTCGCAAACATCGATTTCTTATTTAAGCTTGTTGAATTATCGTTTTCAATCCCTTAATGAACAATTAAAAAATGAGGTTTCCACTTCAAAACAGCTTGACCATGAGTTGAAACATAAAATCCGGACGCAGCAAGTACACATCAAAAACGTTAATGATGCCTTAAAAACAAAGGAAACTTTCGGGCAAAGAGTCGCGGATGGCATCGCAAAATTTGGCGGAAGCTGGACATTTATTATTCTTTTCATCGTTGTTCTAGCAGCTTGGATCGCGCTAAACACACTTCCTCTGTTTTTTGAACCTTTTGACAAGTTTCCTTATATTTTATTGAACTTAGCCTTATCTTGTCTGGCAGCTATTCAAGCGCCAATCATCCTAATGAGCCAAAATCGACAAACTGACCGTGATCGAGTAGAAGCAGACAATGATTATGAAGTAAATGTTAAATCTGAAGTGGAGATTCACCTTCTCCATGAAAAAATCGATTATTTAATGGCATCGAAATGGCAGCATCTTATTGAATTACAGCAACTGCAAATTGAACTTTTGCAAGAAATCACTCAACAAAATCAAAAGACGCGCGAAATGTAG
- a CDS encoding PTS transporter subunit EIIC, translated as MKAKIMDSMQKFSKAMFVPVLILPIAGILIAIGNVFTNPRLIETFSFLDNPITMGFGSILSAALLPVLTNLGVIFCVGIALGLANKKKAEAAFTALLGYLVFLYAMNKFMELREMLVAPDQLQGSGQALVLGVQVLDMGVFLGIILGIVVALIHNRFIDTTFNNAFQVYGGARFVFIVLIPVLVVAAIVFSFVWPVIQQGIDGLGGVIQRTGNFGIFLYGTLERLLIPTGLHHLVYTPFLYTSLGGVAEVGGQVFEGARNIYFAEIADPAVRVLSQSVIWDARGISKMFGLIGACLAMYQTAKPENKFKVKAILIPAVVTSFIAGVTEPIEFSFMFVAPLLFVIHSALSGLSMVALNIFGSRAIGPNGFIDFLLYNIPLGTEKTRWPIYLLVGVAFFFIYYFLFRFLILKFNFKTVGREDNEQETKLYSKKEYNDKKAAIPANGAMAVTASEDTLSEKIVEGLGGADNIKTIDNCYTRLRLKLAKPELVDEGLLKNQTQAKGVISNGENVHVVYGLTVPQVREKLEKYLGRENKGDE; from the coding sequence ATGAAAGCGAAAATCATGGATAGCATGCAGAAATTTTCGAAAGCGATGTTTGTTCCAGTTCTGATCTTGCCAATAGCGGGTATTTTGATCGCCATTGGGAATGTTTTTACCAATCCGCGACTGATTGAAACGTTTAGTTTTTTAGATAATCCGATTACTATGGGATTCGGAAGTATTTTATCGGCGGCGTTATTGCCTGTATTGACAAATCTTGGTGTCATTTTCTGTGTAGGAATCGCATTAGGGTTGGCAAATAAGAAAAAAGCGGAAGCCGCGTTTACTGCATTACTTGGTTATTTAGTGTTTCTCTACGCGATGAATAAATTTATGGAATTACGGGAAATGCTCGTGGCACCGGATCAATTGCAGGGTTCAGGGCAAGCTTTAGTATTGGGTGTTCAGGTGCTGGACATGGGCGTGTTTCTTGGAATTATTCTTGGGATCGTCGTAGCGTTGATCCACAACCGATTTATTGATACGACATTCAATAATGCGTTTCAAGTATATGGCGGCGCGCGATTCGTCTTTATTGTTTTAATTCCCGTCTTGGTTGTAGCTGCCATCGTATTTTCCTTTGTGTGGCCTGTCATTCAGCAAGGAATCGATGGATTAGGCGGTGTGATTCAACGGACAGGGAACTTTGGTATCTTCCTCTATGGAACCTTGGAACGTTTGCTGATACCGACTGGACTGCATCATTTAGTCTATACCCCATTTTTATATACATCTCTTGGCGGTGTGGCTGAAGTTGGTGGACAAGTATTCGAAGGAGCACGAAATATTTATTTTGCTGAAATTGCCGATCCAGCGGTTCGCGTCCTTTCACAAAGCGTGATTTGGGATGCACGGGGTATTTCAAAAATGTTTGGATTGATTGGCGCGTGTCTAGCCATGTATCAAACAGCGAAGCCAGAAAATAAATTTAAGGTAAAAGCGATCCTGATTCCTGCCGTAGTCACATCATTTATTGCTGGAGTGACAGAGCCGATTGAATTTTCGTTTATGTTTGTCGCACCATTACTATTTGTGATCCATTCAGCTTTAAGCGGTCTAAGCATGGTAGCATTAAATATTTTTGGCTCTCGAGCAATCGGTCCAAATGGTTTTATTGACTTTTTACTATATAACATTCCTTTAGGAACAGAGAAAACCCGTTGGCCCATCTATCTTCTCGTGGGAGTCGCCTTTTTCTTTATCTATTACTTCCTATTCCGTTTCTTGATTCTTAAGTTCAATTTCAAGACTGTTGGACGGGAAGACAATGAGCAAGAAACAAAGCTGTATTCGAAAAAGGAATACAACGATAAAAAAGCGGCTATACCCGCAAATGGTGCGATGGCTGTTACGGCTTCTGAGGACACACTCTCCGAAAAAATCGTTGAAGGTTTAGGCGGCGCGGACAACATCAAAACGATCGATAATTGTTATACTCGCCTGCGATTGAAGCTGGCAAAACCGGAACTTGTGGATGAAGGCTTATTGAAGAATCAGACACAGGCAAAAGGTGTGATCAGCAACGGAGAGAATGTGCACGTAGTTTATGGATTGACCGTTCCCCAGGTTCGGGAAAAACTTGAAAAATACTTAGGCAGAGAAAATAAAGGAGACGAGTGA
- a CDS encoding 6-phospho-alpha-glucosidase encodes MKKFSVVIAGGGSTFTPGIIMMMLDNLERFPLKKLKLYDNDGDRQGILGEALEILLKEQAPEIEFSYTTDPEVAFSDVDFCMAHIRVGKYAMREKDEKVPLRHGVFGQETCGPGGIAYGMRSITGMLEIIDYMEKYSPDCWMLNYSNPAAIVAEACRVMRPESKVLNICDMPVGTLRRMSQIIGKAPEELEVRYFGLNHFGWWTSVKDTEGHEYIDQIRNYVSEHGYLTQIEVDTQHTDPSWQETHKKAKDILAVTPDYLPNTYLKYYLYPDYVFEHMKDHPEFTRANEVMQGREKTVFDHAQQIIAKGTAEGIAFDIDAHATFIVDLARAIAFNTHERMVMIVENNGAIANFPDDAMVEVPCIVGTDGPEALTQGKIPAFQQAMMFQQVTVEKLVVEAYVENSYQKMWQALTLSKTVPSAQVAKELLDDLIIENAGTWPELH; translated from the coding sequence ATGAAAAAATTTTCAGTAGTGATTGCGGGCGGAGGGAGCACCTTTACTCCAGGAATCATCATGATGATGTTAGATAATTTAGAACGCTTCCCATTAAAGAAATTGAAATTGTATGACAATGATGGCGACCGCCAGGGGATACTTGGAGAAGCGTTAGAAATTCTATTAAAAGAACAGGCACCGGAAATTGAGTTTTCCTATACGACAGATCCAGAAGTGGCATTTTCTGATGTGGACTTTTGTATGGCTCATATTCGCGTAGGGAAATATGCGATGCGGGAAAAAGATGAAAAGGTCCCGTTGCGTCACGGGGTATTTGGTCAAGAAACCTGCGGACCTGGAGGGATCGCCTATGGTATGCGGAGTATCACGGGAATGTTGGAGATCATCGACTATATGGAAAAATATTCTCCAGACTGTTGGATGCTGAATTATTCGAATCCAGCCGCTATCGTAGCTGAAGCTTGCCGCGTTATGAGACCAGAATCAAAGGTTCTTAATATTTGTGATATGCCCGTAGGAACACTGAGACGGATGTCGCAAATCATTGGTAAGGCTCCCGAGGAATTAGAAGTTCGTTATTTTGGCTTAAATCATTTTGGCTGGTGGACCAGTGTTAAGGATACGGAGGGCCATGAATACATTGACCAAATCCGGAACTATGTCTCTGAGCATGGGTATTTGACTCAAATCGAGGTAGACACCCAACACACCGATCCAAGCTGGCAAGAGACCCATAAGAAAGCGAAAGATATCTTAGCGGTAACACCAGACTATTTACCAAACACGTATTTAAAATATTATTTGTATCCCGACTACGTATTCGAACACATGAAGGATCATCCTGAATTTACTCGTGCAAATGAAGTCATGCAAGGACGAGAGAAAACGGTGTTTGATCACGCGCAACAAATCATTGCGAAGGGAACAGCAGAAGGTATCGCCTTCGACATCGATGCCCACGCAACATTTATCGTAGATTTAGCCCGTGCAATTGCCTTCAACACTCATGAGCGCATGGTAATGATTGTTGAGAATAATGGTGCGATTGCCAATTTTCCTGATGACGCGATGGTGGAAGTTCCATGTATTGTTGGAACAGATGGACCCGAAGCATTGACCCAGGGGAAAATCCCAGCCTTTCAACAAGCGATGATGTTCCAGCAAGTCACGGTTGAAAAATTAGTCGTTGAGGCTTATGTAGAAAATAGTTATCAAAAAATGTGGCAAGCGTTGACTTTATCGAAGACAGTACCTAGTGCTCAAGTAGCGAAGGAATTACTGGATGATTTAATCATTGAAAATGCAGGTACTTGGCCGGAGTTGCACTAA
- a CDS encoding YncE family protein yields MQKKKYGVLLWFLLMVLFPVRVDASYHGLTVDQQKEKLESYNEFYQAAFSGKEETTDFGMYKIPGLYSAKTLSLETNDLSESRTMTPQGIALTEKYILISAYSHDHKNHSVIYMLDRQTHEYLKTVVLPGKPHLGGITYDPKHQRVWVTTGGLFAGLSSIDLKELEDYRMQAGQVVSYHQQISLKEVSHASAVTYTSGVLVVGYFTLDEYGRMATYRLDNQGELTIDSHEKVSSFDQGNQKRSGVTPVPSSEFARSLGSWKTLDMIQGMTFYKDYLVMSQSWGPDRPGKIYFFNLDKVDNFFSIKDAASEMDTPPYIEQITANKDQLFAVFEGGAWPYRTRNPVLVDHVIQLDIPQLLSKKE; encoded by the coding sequence ATGCAGAAGAAAAAATACGGGGTTCTTTTATGGTTTCTTTTAATGGTTTTATTTCCGGTGAGGGTGGATGCCTCATATCATGGACTGACAGTGGACCAGCAAAAAGAGAAGTTGGAATCATACAACGAATTTTATCAAGCGGCCTTTTCAGGAAAGGAAGAGACGACTGATTTTGGTATGTATAAGATTCCTGGCTTGTATAGTGCAAAAACACTTAGCTTGGAAACGAATGACCTTTCCGAGAGCCGAACGATGACACCACAAGGGATCGCCTTGACGGAAAAATATATTCTTATTTCGGCGTATAGTCATGATCATAAGAATCATTCAGTTATCTATATGCTGGATCGTCAAACGCATGAGTATTTGAAAACGGTTGTTTTGCCAGGAAAACCTCATTTGGGGGGCATTACGTATGATCCAAAGCATCAGCGTGTTTGGGTGACCACGGGCGGCCTTTTTGCAGGGTTATCTTCTATTGACTTAAAAGAATTAGAAGACTATCGAATGCAAGCGGGGCAAGTGGTCTCTTACCATCAGCAAATTTCGTTAAAAGAGGTATCTCACGCTTCCGCAGTCACCTATACTTCAGGGGTATTGGTTGTCGGCTATTTTACGCTAGATGAATATGGACGGATGGCGACGTATCGTTTGGACAATCAAGGGGAATTGACGATTGATTCTCACGAGAAGGTTTCTAGTTTTGACCAAGGAAATCAAAAGAGGTCTGGAGTAACGCCTGTTCCTTCCTCAGAGTTTGCCCGTTCGTTGGGTTCATGGAAAACGCTGGATATGATTCAAGGAATGACTTTTTACAAAGATTATCTAGTGATGTCTCAATCGTGGGGGCCGGATCGGCCTGGAAAAATATATTTTTTTAACTTAGATAAGGTAGATAATTTTTTCTCTATTAAGGATGCCGCATCTGAGATGGATACACCGCCGTATATCGAACAGATAACGGCAAATAAGGACCAGCTTTTTGCGGTATTTGAGGGAGGTGCGTGGCCGTATCGCACAAGAAATCCGGTCTTGGTGGATCATGTCATTCAGTTGGACATTCCTCAGTTATTATCAAAGAAAGAATAA
- a CDS encoding sialate O-acetylesterase yields MKSILLIGQSNMAGRGYVKDVPAIYNENIQMLRNGRWQMMAEPIHFDREVAGIGPAASFAAAWSLDHPDEKLGLIPCAEGGSSIDEWAEDQILTRHALSEAKFAMESSELIGILWHQGENDSLNGLYKEYAQKLKAVLAHFRQELGLPMLPIIVGELPNFLGKSGFGLSATEFKEINQEMKKAVSEIDNCYIVSADKLKANLDGIHISAESQRQFGIRYYEAFDKQMDIQHSLNTEDETLSKIYGRETTKNEKIYLLSRDFALGEITYQIFIERFTELSNES; encoded by the coding sequence ATGAAATCCATTTTATTAATTGGACAATCAAATATGGCTGGTCGCGGGTACGTAAAGGATGTACCCGCAATCTATAACGAAAATATCCAAATGTTGCGTAATGGGCGGTGGCAAATGATGGCAGAGCCCATTCATTTTGATCGTGAGGTAGCAGGTATTGGACCGGCGGCTTCGTTTGCAGCTGCTTGGTCACTGGATCATCCAGATGAAAAATTAGGATTGATCCCTTGTGCAGAGGGCGGCAGTTCCATCGATGAGTGGGCTGAAGATCAGATTTTGACGCGTCATGCGTTGTCAGAAGCAAAATTTGCGATGGAATCCAGTGAATTGATTGGGATCTTGTGGCATCAAGGCGAGAATGATAGTCTGAATGGTCTCTACAAAGAGTATGCGCAGAAATTGAAGGCTGTTTTAGCTCATTTTCGGCAAGAACTTGGATTGCCTATGTTACCAATCATTGTTGGTGAACTGCCGAATTTTCTTGGCAAAAGCGGCTTTGGATTGAGCGCGACGGAATTTAAGGAAATCAATCAGGAGATGAAGAAAGCCGTAAGTGAAATAGATAATTGCTATATCGTCAGTGCTGACAAGTTAAAAGCCAATTTAGACGGTATCCACATAAGTGCTGAATCACAACGACAGTTCGGTATTCGGTATTACGAAGCCTTTGACAAGCAAATGGATATCCAACATTCGTTAAACACTGAAGACGAAACACTAAGTAAAATTTATGGTCGAGAAACCACGAAAAATGAAAAAATTTATTTATTAAGTCGTGATTTTGCTCTTGGAGAAATAACGTATCAAATATTTATCGAAAGGTTCACTGAGCTCTCAAACGAATCATAG
- a CDS encoding IS3 family transposase, protein MKSKRTGSTKQAFRNGERLRKKVTRDSTAKPVLTFVRNVELYQTISELHEEKHYSITNLCQLAGIARSSYYKWLKWKPSKKELENRKLAKEIQKKYDSKKGAIGYRQIRIQLNRTFKKNYSKKRYYRLMKVLGIKAVIKKKRPTYVKATEANVAENRLNRKFIAEKPNQKWCTDITELRYGNGRKAYLSAIIDLYDHSIVSWKLGHSNNNPLVMDTVKKAMRKNPGVRPLLHSDRGFQYTSYDYKALQVNYKFTKSMSRVGRCLDNQPIEHFWGTFKEEKFYQESYQSFDELKKSVSSYMRYYNNYRYSEALNELSPNEFRRQAA, encoded by the coding sequence ATTAAGAGTAAAAGAACTGGAAGCACGAAACAAGCATTTAGAAATGGAGAACGACTTCGCAAAAAAGTTACAAGAGATTCAACGGCGAAACCGGTCCTCACGTTCGTAAGAAACGTGGAACTCTATCAAACGATTTCAGAACTGCATGAAGAGAAGCACTATTCAATCACGAATCTCTGTCAATTGGCTGGGATCGCACGCTCTTCTTACTATAAATGGTTGAAGTGGAAACCCTCAAAAAAAGAACTTGAAAACAGAAAACTGGCAAAAGAGATCCAGAAGAAATATGACAGTAAAAAAGGCGCTATCGGGTATCGGCAAATTCGTATTCAACTGAATCGAACATTCAAGAAAAACTATTCTAAGAAACGTTATTACCGCCTAATGAAAGTACTTGGGATTAAAGCAGTGATCAAGAAAAAGCGTCCGACCTATGTAAAAGCAACGGAAGCTAACGTTGCAGAAAACAGGTTAAACCGCAAATTTATCGCTGAAAAGCCCAATCAAAAATGGTGTACGGATATTACTGAATTGAGATACGGCAATGGCCGAAAGGCTTATTTGAGTGCGATCATCGATCTTTATGATCACTCGATCGTTTCTTGGAAGCTCGGTCATTCCAATAATAATCCACTTGTCATGGATACTGTAAAAAAAGCCATGCGTAAGAATCCTGGCGTCAGACCGCTGCTTCATAGTGATCGCGGGTTTCAATACACCTCTTATGATTACAAAGCACTCCAAGTAAACTATAAATTCACCAAAAGTATGTCTCGAGTCGGTCGCTGCCTGGACAATCAACCGATCGAACATTTTTGGGGAACATTTAAAGAAGAAAAATTCTATCAAGAAAGCTATCAAAGCTTTGATGAACTAAAGAAATCTGTCAGTAGTTATATGCGGTACTACAATAATTATCGCTACTCTGAAGCGTTAAATGAGCTTTCACCAAACGAATTCAGAAGGCAAGCCGCATAA
- a CDS encoding gluconokinase has protein sequence MILSVFLGIDIGTTAIKLGVIQENELLYASDLPIQTYGNDRIKYQKGEELLSILQSGLLAIPAWIRRQVDTISFSTAMHSLMPDDGKKQIFLWSDLQASKVIARFRETDEAARFYSLSGTPIHAMSPFAKLLYFKEMNLYPAEIHWYGLKELVMDYFTGKPIIDYATASATGLFDLREKQWSKEILAYLGLKRDQLATLADTTESFEMVTSKRELFDFSSTIRVVVGASDGTLAAYASYYATGRTASLTIGTSAAVRQITKKIYLDKKKQNFCYYLNEEVFVSGAPSNNGGIVLAWAADQLAKDPKTFFEMLPQLLELTEPGAKGLRFWPFLNGERAPYWSNDIKGGFYDLTLQHTKREMLRSVIEGMLMNVRQLIDLVAPGEELSVSGGFFQTSVLGQLAADIFGTTCYYAQENEPIFGLYYLLEEPELLIEESQQIFYPDSKNHDIYRQLAQTYFL, from the coding sequence ATGATTTTGTCAGTATTTTTAGGAATAGATATAGGAACAACAGCGATCAAGTTAGGTGTGATACAAGAGAACGAATTGCTTTATGCAAGCGATTTGCCTATTCAAACTTATGGGAATGATCGGATCAAGTATCAAAAAGGGGAAGAATTGCTGTCAATTTTGCAAAGCGGTCTTTTGGCGATTCCCGCTTGGATTCGGAGGCAGGTTGATACGATCAGTTTCAGCACCGCCATGCATAGTCTAATGCCTGATGACGGAAAAAAACAGATTTTTTTATGGTCAGACCTGCAAGCTTCAAAAGTTATTGCCCGTTTTCGAGAGACAGATGAAGCAGCTCGCTTCTATTCTCTATCCGGGACACCCATCCATGCCATGTCTCCATTTGCTAAATTGCTGTACTTTAAAGAAATGAACCTGTATCCTGCGGAGATTCATTGGTATGGACTGAAGGAACTGGTCATGGATTACTTTACAGGGAAACCCATTATTGATTATGCTACAGCATCGGCCACGGGTCTATTCGATTTACGAGAAAAGCAATGGAGCAAAGAGATCTTGGCATATCTTGGTCTTAAAAGAGATCAGCTTGCGACATTGGCAGATACGACAGAGTCATTTGAGATGGTGACGAGCAAGCGGGAGCTATTCGATTTTTCATCCACCATTCGCGTAGTTGTCGGCGCAAGCGATGGGACCTTGGCTGCGTATGCCAGTTATTATGCTACTGGAAGAACTGCAAGCTTGACGATCGGTACCAGTGCGGCGGTCCGTCAGATCACTAAAAAGATATATTTGGATAAAAAAAAGCAAAATTTTTGTTATTACTTAAATGAAGAGGTGTTCGTGAGCGGCGCGCCTTCCAATAATGGCGGGATTGTTTTGGCTTGGGCCGCAGATCAGTTGGCAAAAGATCCTAAGACTTTTTTCGAAATGCTGCCGCAACTGTTAGAGTTGACGGAGCCTGGCGCGAAAGGTCTGCGTTTTTGGCCTTTCTTGAATGGTGAGCGGGCACCCTATTGGAGCAATGACATAAAAGGCGGATTTTACGATTTGACGTTGCAGCACACTAAACGAGAAATGCTGCGAAGTGTGATCGAAGGAATGTTAATGAACGTTCGTCAACTAATCGATTTAGTAGCACCTGGAGAAGAGTTATCCGTAAGCGGCGGTTTTTTTCAAACCTCGGTTTTGGGACAATTAGCCGCAGACATTTTTGGGACAACCTGTTACTATGCGCAAGAAAACGAACCTATTTTTGGGTTGTACTATTTGTTAGAAGAGCCTGAGCTACTGATTGAAGAGAGTCAGCAAATCTTCTATCCTGACTCGAAAAACCACGATATTTATCGACAGCTCGCTCAGACCTATTTTCTTTAG
- a CDS encoding helix-turn-helix domain-containing protein, with amino-acid sequence MSKRSIYSPEEKFQIISEVMDKRRSVNSVAKKHSLSWTTINNWIRKYNDDGIEGLKEATTWNQYDSGQKQEAVLAVINEEMSLYRATTFFQISSTSVLRRWVSRYTNGETLKSTSKGSVPKTMKKGRKTTYQERIEIAQYTIANELNYAQAIEKYDVSYQQVYSWVKKYQQHGEEALKDNRGRNKSSEFLTEEERLKLRVKELEARNKHLEMENDFAKKLQEIQRRNRSSRS; translated from the coding sequence ATGTCAAAGAGAAGTATTTATTCTCCAGAAGAAAAATTTCAAATTATTTCAGAAGTGATGGATAAACGTCGTAGTGTGAACAGTGTCGCTAAGAAGCATTCCCTTTCTTGGACGACGATAAACAATTGGATTCGTAAATATAATGATGACGGAATCGAGGGACTAAAAGAAGCAACAACGTGGAATCAGTACGATAGTGGACAAAAGCAGGAGGCTGTTTTGGCTGTCATAAATGAAGAAATGTCTCTCTATCGAGCAACGACGTTTTTTCAAATTTCTTCGACCTCTGTGTTAAGAAGATGGGTTTCACGCTATACTAATGGGGAAACACTAAAATCAACAAGTAAAGGCAGTGTACCCAAAACCATGAAAAAAGGACGTAAAACCACCTATCAAGAGCGTATCGAGATCGCTCAATATACAATCGCTAATGAACTGAACTACGCACAGGCGATCGAAAAATATGATGTCTCTTACCAACAAGTGTACTCTTGGGTAAAGAAATACCAGCAACACGGAGAAGAAGCACTAAAAGACAATCGTGGACGAAACAAATCAAGCGAGTTCTTAACCGAAGAAGAGCGGTTGAAATTAAGAGTAAAAGAACTGGAAGCACGAAACAAGCATTTAGAAATGGAGAACGACTTCGCAAAAAAGTTACAAGAGATTCAACGGCGAAACCGGTCCTCACGTTCGTAA